The nucleotide window CAATGAACCAACCATACAGATCAGTTCTAGAACACAAATCCTCATACTAACAGCTCCCATCTCGCACAAAGTTAATATAGATTTTGAAAAACGTTATTATTCAATAGCTATCCCGTCCTTCTGGTTGAACTACAGCCAGAGTTCATAACGCTTTTGGGTGGTccaggttttgttgtttttgtcaCAAAGGGGagtggagagaggagcagggcagcccgGGGTCTTTCTGTGCCCCAGACGGTGACAGCGAGGAGCAGAGGCACCACACGCGGTGGTGGCGTGTCGGGGTGTGCGGTGGCCTGGCGGGGCAGGTGCGGGTCACACTGCGGTGTcgggcacagcagggacactaAGGTGTCGGGCACAACAGGGACATTAGGGTGTcgggcacagcagggacactaAGGTGTcgggcacagcagggacactaGGGTGTcgggcacagcagggacactaAGGTGTcgggcacagcagggacactaAGGTGTcgggcacagcagggacattAGGGTTTCGGGCACAATAGGGACACTAAGGTGTcgggcacagcagggacattAGGGTGTcgggcacagcagggacactgcgGTGTcgggcacagcagggacattAGGGTGTcgggcacagcagggacactgcgCTGCTGCGgtctctgcccctctctggcCCGTGAGCTCAGCCGGCCCGGCGCTGTGCGCGGACAGGGAGGCGTGTGGGGACAGACAGGACACACAgggagctcccagagcagggatcGTAACCAAGGGTCTGGAGAATCTGTCCTAGCAGGAAtgcctgagggagctgggtctGTGCAGACTCGAGAAGGGGACCTCATCAATGTGACTACCTACCTAAAGGATGGGTGTCAAGCAGATGGACCAGCCTCTTCTCCGTGGTGCCAAGTAACAGGACAAGAGACAATGGGTACAAACTGATGCACAGGCAGTTCCACCTGAGTACGAAGAACTTCTTTACCTTCGAGGTGCTCGAGCCCTGGAACTgattgcccagggaggtggtggaatctCCGTCACTCGAGAGGGGGCGGGGAGGTTGGACCAGACGGCCCggtgggtccctcccagcctggcccgCCCGGTGATCCCGCCGCCCCGGGCCCAGGCgaggcggccccgccgcgctgcgTGAGGCGGCGCCCGCGGGCCCGGCGCGGGGGCGGGGTGGCCGcgggggccggcggcggggcggctCCTTCTTTGGCCATGAGCGAGGTGCCGGCAttcggccgccgccgccgcctgcGGGACGCGGGGAGGGAGCGGCCGCAGCGAGGTTCcgccggcggcagcggcgggtGGGATGGCCCAGGCCAGGATCAGCGCCAAGGCCAGCGAGGGGGcgcagcagcagccgcagcagcagcagcagtcgGGCGGGCAGCTCCGCGGCCGCTTCTACCGCTCCACCTCCATGGCCGACCGCTCCAGCCGCCTGCTCGAGAACCTGGACCAGCTGGAGCTCAGGTGGGGCCCGGGCCGGGCGCTGGGAGGGGGCCGGGCCCGGCTGGCCCCGAGCCGGTGGCTCCGCACCGCGGGCCGGAGCCCTCCCTCGGCTGAGGGGGTGGGGGCGGTGTGAGGGGACCGGGGGAAACGGGTTCTCCTTCGTGGGGgacaaagtttaaaaataggAGCTGCTGCTCTAAGGTGTGCTAGCGTGGCCTGGAAAGACACGAAAATAAGAATA belongs to Oenanthe melanoleuca isolate GR-GAL-2019-014 chromosome 3, OMel1.0, whole genome shotgun sequence and includes:
- the LOC130250834 gene encoding translation initiation factor IF-2-like, encoding MASKQIIEEFIDDLIDHLGGVQQGFLLLRVADGFYGNLHSQEMRWTHTQEHPQLNQSVQREVWKTRSLTCQHSALQLKGLAESPSPSDTTFYPRISCIFLQNTSPQMRDGGTGWADRQDAPRARTRRAHPRLLKAPHTHPEGRGRAPARGAEPPARGQPGPAPSQRPARAPPELQLVQVLEQAAGAVGHGGGAVEAAAELPARLLLLLRLLLRPLAGLGADPGLGHPTRRCRRRNLAAAAPSPRPAGGGGGRMPAPRSWPKKEPPRRRPPRPPRPRAGPAGAASRSAAGPPRLGPGRRDHRAGQAGRDPPGRLVQPPRPLSSDGDSTTSLGNQFQGSSTSKVKKFFVLRWNCLCISLYPLSLVLLLGTTEKRLVHLLDTHPLDILETQQFPDVAEGRIHGSGQPTKTRLQSPQHPNNNNKDGPT